Part of the Pseudobdellovibrionaceae bacterium genome is shown below.
GTGGCTCACCTACGACCACATAGCCGTCGGCAATCATTTTATCTAGATTGAGAATGTCAATGGGTTGATTGGCTGCGTCTGGGCCGTGGCATGAAGCGCAGTTTTTATTGAGCACTTGTAGGGCCTTTCCTTCAACAATAACGAGTTGTTCATCTGTGGAGAGTGAGGAATTGTCCGCGCCTTCGCGGTGATCGGCGTCGAAAACTTGTGCGCAGTTTTGATAGCTGAGTAGCACCATTAAAAAACTACCCAGAATAATAATTTGTTTAAATGCCCCCAACATGACTACGTCCCTTTTTTAGTTGTTTTTTGCCCCGCTCAAAATCCACTGACGAATATCTTCTCTGGCCGTGTCGCCACCATCGAGATTGAGAATTCCGCCTTTAGGCATCGGCTCTTTGCCATCAAGGCCAAGAATCCGCCGCCAACTCTTACTATTATCTAAATCGCCTGGTTTAAATCGATTCAGCGAAATCAAATCTTCATAAGTGGTCATATCGTATTCGCGGCCCAATTGGTCGGCGCTATTGCGATGGTGGCAGCGAACACAGAATCGATCAAAGGCGCCATTGGGTTTCATCAAGTCAGTGAGTGTGACTTCGAAGGCTCCCGGTGCGGCGTCGTTGTCCGGTATATTCACAATATGAGTGCTTTGTCCTGCAATAGAACCATTTTCACCGCTGGCAATAAGGAAGTCATCCAGGCGCAGTGTGATCGTTTCATTGGCGGCATCATCGCGCTGATCATTGATTATTCGAATGGCAATGCTCTTTTCTGTTTCCGTGGGGTCAAAGCGAAGAGTGAATGAGCCGTTACCCACAATATCAAAATCTCTGTCATAATTTCGCACTTCAGTGGTTTCATCATTGATGTCTATGATTTGCGAACAGCAGGGCACACGAGCCGTAGTGCCGCCATTATCTATAGAAAACCCCACAGCTGAAAATGTATCAATGGGTCGGCTGAGAACCACTTTTGCGTAGACACACTTGTCTCCGTTAGTGACAAGAGGGTTGCCTTCGCTGTCGTTGGGGCAATCACTGGTCCCGGCTTCGGTGCTTAAAGTTGTAGTTGCCAATTCGAAGCTAGCCGTGGGGCCAGGAGGTGGAGGCGGTAGAGTCACGGCCGCAATCTCTCCAATTGAGAATGACAAAACATCGCTGGCTCTGAGTGTGCCCACAGCCACCATGGTTCCGGCAGAAAGCAGAGTGGATTGGTTCTTGCGTGCTGAAGCTTCAATAAAATGATAGGTGGTTTCATTCACCACATCTTCGCCGTTAATTTTAAATCGTATGCTTTTTAAAGTGATATCAGTGGCATTGGCGTTTTGAGCCGGATAAATAATTCTCGGTTTACTGATGTAATAAGCCGTAGAAGTGGACTGGACCTGAATGCGAACTGCGATTTCGAAAAAAGCACCAGGCAGCTCTGGCCAAGTCACCCCATCTGGAGGATTGCGCATTTCATTGTTAAGATCCCAACGCAAAGTCACTTCATCTTCAAGGCTTGGGTTAATTGCCTTAGAAATAGAATGCACTCGCACGTCTTCCCAGGGGTCATCGACAAATTCAGAGATCGAATCCACCCCTTGACATCGTACGAGCTCTTCTTGACCTTTTGCCCACAAGTCTTTGAGTTCATTCACTTTAGATTCTTGGTGAGGTCCTGTGTAAGGGCTTTGGTGAGCGGCATCCACGGCAAAAGCTGAAACTTTTGAAAAGCCTACGGCACTAAAAGCTTGCCAGGCCACTTGCAGACCGCTTGTGGCAAAACCGCCTTTACCAATGCCGCCAGGCACGTGACAGGCCGCACAGTTTTCTTCTAAGAAGGGATGGTAAGTGTAAGAAAACAACTGCTGCTCACTGGTGATACTGCACTTGCCAGAACCAAGAGAAGATTGAAATTTGGCTTCATCAAATCCCTCGTGTTCTGCAGTACAGTTGTTAAACATGACTAGCAGCGATGCCACACCAAGGCTCAGCACACTGGCCAGAGCCTGTTTTATCGGTTTTCTTTTATGTTGGCCCACTTTCATCATCCCCCTAAAAAAGTAAACGCACGGCCTTTAGACTATTAAAAAAGTCGTACTAGCTATTGATCACGGTGATTTCACTTAGCTCACTTTCAGCAAAAGTACTTTGCGTCACAGACTTAATTAGGTCATGACGTCCAGCAAATGCCAAATAGTTCACAATAGCAGCAGCGACTCCACGTTCGGGACTTCCGCCCACTACAGTGTCTCTTGCCGCACCCTGGCCGTTGTTAAAGTGTCCTAATTGACGAGCTTTTTGCACGGGCTTTTGTTCAGGGTGATAAAAGAAGGTAATAATACCACTTCTTTCACCGCTGTCCGCAGTAAAGTCGGCACCAGGAACCAATGAGTCTTGTGAGGCCACAGATCCATCAGTTGTGATCATAATCATTGTTGGTCGTTGCAGGACGCGAGCCGATTCAAGCATTCGACCCACCATCACGCCAATTTCATTGTCTTTGTTGTCTTGGTTGGCTCGACCGTTACCATGGTAGTCACAGCCTCCGATGTTCATCATTGCCATAGAGGCGTTGCCTTTTAGAGCATTGTAAACAGCAGACGCATTACCACCATTGCCAGAGTTAAGGTCGTTAGCGTTATTCAAATTCCACACGGTTGCAAATTCATTGCTATCAAGCGGGTTGATGCTAACATTGCCGTCACCACCAGATACCAAGTTAATATTAGTGTCCGTGGCAATGTTTGTAAGTTGTGAAAGAGCTTGTCCACCACTGAGGCTAGCTAAATTTCGCCCCTGTGTAGCACTTAACCCACCAATAGCACCAAAGAGTTTTACTTTCTGGTCATCTGTCATAGATGCCAAGCTTCCTTGTACACTCACTGCATTGGCCACATCAGTGAATCGATTCACCATCAAGGGAGCTGTGTTGTTGCGAATGGCGGGTTGGTTTCTGTTTTGACCAAGCGCCGGCAAGAAATCACCCTTAGTGACTTCAGCAAGCATTCCAGACGGGTTTAATGCATTGTTTGCCGTATCATCTTGTGAGGCCACAGCAATACCTAGGACCGCTGTGTTGGCTATAGTGGCCGGCGTAGCGTTTGCTAATACTCCGGCTAGCAACTGGCTTCGATCAGCAAAGCCACCACTTTGAGCTCCAAAGGAAGGGTCAACGTTAAAAGCTCCTGCCGCACCCAGGCCTAAGCGTGAGTAACTTGGCAAGAAATCTCCGTCTTGTCCCATAAATACAAAGTTACCGGCGATAGAGAACCCTCCAGCACCGTTGATCACCATGGCAGCTGGCATTTTTTGTGCCGTGGCCACACATTCGGCGGCATGGGCCACAGAAGATCGGGCGATCATTTCTACAATAGATGGCATAAACAAAGTGGCCGCAGAAGCTTTTAAGCCTGAGGCTAAAAACTCGCGCCGAGTCTTTGGCATGCCGTGGTTTTGAACATATTTGTCTGCGATTTGAAGATTGAGCTTTTCTTGCTCAGTCATCATCTCAGTGTTGGCTTTTTTAAATACTTTAAGTTTCATTTTAATATCCCCTTAAATAAATATTGTTTTAGCTCTCGATTACATCCTGTAGCCATCGAGGCTAGCCAAGACTGACGTGCAGATCGCTATGGCCGCATGGCGACTCTTACTGTCTGCAGCTGACGAATCCACAATATCCATGACATTTTGAAGTAATAAATCGTGTTCTTCTTGGGTCTCATCGCGGCCCCAACAAGCCCGAGCCATGCGTCGCATAGTCTCTTGGGCACCGGCCAAACTTGGCGCTGCCGTACCGGAGATCGCATTAAAGATCCTGCGATCTGTAGAGCTTAAAGCTAACTCTTCGTTGAAAAGATCATCACACACCTCCACAGCGATGGCAGCATGAGCCATAACTAGAGGTGGGTTTACATCCATCACATTACCAAACTCAGATAAGCTGCCTCTGCGGCTATCAAACTCATCTAAGGTCTTTTGGCTGACAACCTGTAAGCCAGTGCAAGCCACCATGTTATCAAGAACTTGTTTTCCGTAGGCAATCGATGCCGTTTCAGCACCTGGAATAATCTCTACGGCAATGTTTCCGCTGCAAGAGTTTTTGCTGGAATCGGTGGATACGCCGTCATCTGGCACCATTTGTCCGCAGGCATTCCCGAGAATAGCGATGGCTGCCGTGATAGTAGCAAGGCTAATGCCCACTGCTATTTTCTTTTTAATTGTTTTCATCTTAAATCCCCCTTAAATCCCTTTTTAATCACCTAGACAGTTTGGAGTAACGGCAACGCGCTCAAATAATTTTTTTAGTCTAAAGTTATCTTCAGTGGCGAATTTGGTCGCCAATTCTTTTAATAAACCTTCGTCAAATATTTCTGGTTCTCGTTTGCATACCGAACGGAAAACCCGAGTGGCCATGCAGTTTGGAAAGGCGCCAGCTGAGGCGATCATTCGCCCGAAGTCACCCATGCCATTTCCTTGAGGCAGATTTGACGGATCATTTATTGTAAATTCAGCAGAGCCGCCTAAACCCACAGGGTACTTGCCCCATTCAAAAAACTGTTTATTCACTCCGCCGATGAGTTGATTTTTCCATTTTGTATCGCGAGAGGCCCAGCCTCCAGGAAACACCTCGGCGTTTTGGTTCATCTTATTTACGATCAATGTGTTCGGGTCCATTTCTGTAGTTCGCGGATCGTCCTCATCGTTGCCATTGCCGACCACAAAAGTGTGCTTGAGAAACCCATTTTCAAAGGTGATACGGGCAAAAGCTTGTCTCAGCGGATCCATCTGAGAGTGGCAGCCACGGCAAGTGGTTTGATAGTCCACGTGGGATCCACCTGGAAAGCGGTCCACATCGCGACCGACCATGGCGTCTCCGCCGGTGTTATCCGCCCATTGTTTGATTGGGCGACATAGGAATTGCCTAAAGCTAAACTCCACCATACGTCGGTTGGTTCCCGCAATAGCATGAGATGATGTAAAAGCTCTTGAGGTAATAACGCCAGCAGGGTCTTTGTGATTCACTACGCCGCCGTTGCCATCATAAAGTTTTTGACCGTCTTGTCGGATAAGAATTTGTGAGTCGGCTAAGTTATAGTCCAGTTGCTCAAGTACTTGGTAGTGGTTATTAGACATCAGAAAATCTTGAATGGTGTCACTCGGGGCAGCTGTTCGCTCAGGGTTGCCTCGATAATAGAAATTTCCGTAGGCGAGTTGTCTAGCGTCATTTCCATCTCTGACATGGCCAATCACCGTGGCGGCAAAGTCATTAAGAGGCACATCAACACTTTCATCACGGTTTGACATGCGTTTTGCAAAATCTTTCACAGTACGGTTGTAAAAACCAGGCTCTGTTGTGGCTCGAGCCGCAGCCGTAACCAAGTTGCCCGATCTGATGTCAGCTTCCATTTGCGCCAGTATAGGGTTGTCAATGGGTGTGGATATTCCCACAACTCGCTTGTAAATCTTTTGAGCCAATTTTCTCTCGGCTGTGATAGGTGCAAATGGGTCGATCGGAAAAGTATTGTCTGACAGCCAAGGAGTGGGGTTGCGCACACCTAGAATTTCTTGTTGGGAAAGAGCTCGACAATAAATGGCCACCATTCGGTAAACCCCGCGCCAGGGTCGGTCTTGGGCGGTAAAACTAGAGGCTCCAATAAAAGGTTGTCCAGCGTCATCAAAAGCATTTATTTCATTGGCAAGTGCTAATACCGATTGATCACTCCATCGTGTAAGGTCGCCGCCAATGGTTTGTGTGGAGCGCAGAACGGGAATGCCGGCACGATCGCTCACATAAATTCTAGAAGCTCCTGCTGAATCTCTTGTGAAGTATACATGTTGGTAGGGGGCCTGTGTGTCGTTAAAGCGCATGACTCCGGCGGGAACCCGCATGGTGTCGTCACCAAGTGTCCCATCGTCGGGATCGTTGTTAAAACTTAGATTGCCGCCTTGATTGCGAACACCCACTTGAAAGAAGTGGTTTCCATCATAGTTGTGGCCTAAGAATAAATCAGTGCTGGCGGCACCTCGAGAAAGAGTTACGATTCTTAATGGTCCGTGTGGAGCAATTAAATCGTTTTGTACTGTGTTTTGAATCCAGGTCTCAATAGTGACTTCATTGCTGCCTTTACACTGATTGATAAGTTTTGTAGCAGGCCCTGCGGTGCGAATAAGGCTTTCTTGTGAAATCATCAGTCCGCCAGACTGCCAAATCACATCAGAGCGACTGTCTATGTTGAGGTTAAGTGGTGTGCCAATGGAGCTATGGTCATTGATCACAGTGCCACTGCCTTCGTTGAACTTGTAAAGGACAACGGCTTCGCTAGCGAGAGCACCGGTACCATCTTTTTCAAGAGCTAAGCTTGGCGTTGCTACTAAAAGCCCCGTAGCGAGACTTAAATAGACTTTCCAATTTTCTCTAAAACTAGTCATGTTGTATCCCCATACCCCAATAAATAGTCTGTGCTATTGCACAGTGATAAAATAGGCCGCGCCGGAGTTGTTCACTGTATTCCCGTCGTCCATGGCCTCACTACCCATAATTAAAGTGTTACCCGAGATCCCAATATCTGATCCCGCATTCTGTTGAGCATCGCGATTAGCTTGTCGCGGGATCATTTTGAATAGGATATTCCCGGTCATATCCATCTGGAAGGTGGCTCCAATTTCAGCTCCATTATGTCTGGAGCCCGGAGCACTCACATAAATTTTGTTATTGGCAATAGCTACGCCGCGACCGAAATAGTCACGCACAGCCACATCAGCGGCTTTAAGCTCAAGCTCGCTCCAAGAAGATCCGTTGGGCGTGTAAAGATAGGCGCGTCCGCGAGAGCTTTCGGCCTGTTCCGCACCCACTACAACATTCGTGCCGTCAGTGGCCACGTCAGAGCCGTACTGCATACCTGACCCAATCATGGTGCTTGAGCGCAGGATGTTTGATTCAGAATAGGTGCCGCCACTATTTCTAAACACGTAAGCGTAGCCTCGACCCAATGTGGCTTCTTCGCTGGACTTCATTGGAGCGCCGATGACTAGCAGCGAGCCAGATACAGCTAGTGATCGTCCAAAGTTATGATACTCGCCACCATTACTGGCCTGTAAGCGTTGTGAAAGGCTCCATGTGTTGCCAGACCGTGAAAAAACATACACGGCACCAGCATCTCTGGATGTACCCCAATCTTCTGTATCAGCGCCTACGATCACACGATCAGCGCTGTCGATGGCTACTTGCATACCAAAACGAGTCACATCATTGGGGTTCACTGTAGGAGTGGGTCCATTGATGGTGTGAATGAGGTTCCAGTTGTTGCCAGACCCTTCATATAAATAGATGCGACCAGTGTGGTTGTTCAATGAAGTAGAGCGACTAGCTATAGCAATAAGGTCTCCGCTAATAGCAACAGCGTTGATTTCTGTATAGGCAGCTGTGGACGGTTCTAAAATGGCAGTGGTTCGATCCCAGCCGCTGCTTGTTTTTTCAAATACATAAGCAGCACCAATTTTGTTGTTACCACCCCGGCCAGGAGCGCTGGCCACGGCGTGATTTCCGCTTATGGCGACCCGTGATCCAAGTGCTGCTTGCGTTTGTGGGTCAGAAGCCGCTAAATATTTTTCGTTCCAACAGACATTGGTGTAGTTGACTGTGATGGTTCCTGTAGAGCGGCCGCCACAGGTGTCTGTAGCAACTATGTTTATAGTTTTTGATCCACCTACGCATTCGGCCGTATCATTGGGCTGTACTTGAAATCCATTGTTGTTGCAGTCAACATCTAGTGGCGCGGAATTATTACAGTTAACATCTCGGTTTACGCCTCCATAAGTGGCATTTGTGCCGCCGGTGATCGTGTAGTAAGTGTTGTCGCGGTTATAGAGATTTTCAATGCCGTTGTAAGAGCGTGGTCGCATGCCGATATCGATGTTTCGAGTGTTCTTATTGATGGCTAGGCTTACTGGCACATAGCCGTTTGCCGGCAAACAAGGATCAATTACAGGAATCACGGGTTCAGTGACGGTTAAAACAACAGATTCAGATGATGCAATACCGCCGCTATTATCGTGGGCATAGGCATATATTGAATAGATGCCACCAGCGGTGATCCTTTGATCCCATTGAAAAGGTGCATCCACATCTTCGCCCACTTTTGTGCCATCAATCCAAAATTCAACTTTTTGAACTTTTCCATCAGAGTCTTCGGTTTGAACTGTAATGGCCACATCGGCCGGCGACATGGCTGAAGAGCCATTTAAAGGTGATGTGACAGTGATCGTGGGAACTGTATTTCCCAGTTCTCCTGTTTCAATTACGCCGGCACCGGGGCCACCGCTTAATCCAGTCACAGAGCCTGAATCAATGGCTTCACCCATAGGGCTGCAATTTTGAAAACTAAATAGGATGGCAAGGGCAGAGCTCACCGCTACACTGATATTAAACCAGCGCTGAATAGATATAGAATTTTTATTTCTGTCCAGCATGAGGTATCCCCCTCCTCCGTATATGGACCGACTACAATATCTTAAGGCAGTGTCAGTTGGTTCCCGCCTTAAGACCTTGTCGGCAGCTTTTTAGAAAACTTGAGACATAGGTCTGGTTTTCTCCGATTTTTAAATAGTGCAATGGTAGGGCCAGCTTATGGCCAATTAACGTCACTCTGAGTGTCAAAATCGAAAAAATCGTAAAAAAGTTAGATGTTTAAAATGAGGTTTTTATTCTTAATTGGTTTAAAACCTGTCTCATTTTGAGATTTATTAAATAGTTGGGCAGCTCACGATGAATATGAGGCGGCATCTCGCGTGACGCAGCATTGCTAGTGTTGGGATACTAACACTCAATAGTGTTATCATTGATTTCATGAACAGCGTTGAAAGTATTGTTGAATTACTTGAGTGTCTCATAACGAATCAACCTCTTAAATGGGGGCAAGATGGGTTGCAGTCAGAGGCCGGCCCTAAATATCATTCTATATCGGGCGTGCCATGGCTATTTCGAGATTCGACAAGCCAGTGGATTCAGTGGAAGTCGCGTTGTGAACAGCTCATAAGCACTTTGAAAGACGAAAAACAAAGATATGAAAAGGCTCAAATAAATAAACACGTATCACTCCTAAATCAGCGTAGGGGAGCCGTAAGCCGTGGTTTGCAAGTCAATATCGAGACCCTGAATCATCTGTTACAGGACTTTTTAAAATCAAATTCATTTTCAGTGCCGCAAAACTTCGCGCTCACAGACCGAGTGGCCAGCACTCAGGAAGCTCACAGTTATTTTGATAATATTTTTCGAGATTGGGTTTGGGGTAAAGAAGAAAACACAAAAAGCCTAGACCTGATAAAAAAAGTCTGGCCCGAATCCATAAAAGAACCAAATGTGGCTGTGCTCGGAGCTGGCGCTGGTCGACTGGGTGTGGATATTCACAGGCATTTAAAACCAAAAAACACCATTCTAGTGGATATTAATCCGGTGTTATTACTCACCGCAGAGCATCTGTTAACTAAAGGCCCCTTGGATTTGTGCGAGTTTCCAAAGACTCCGGTATCTATTGAGCAATCGGCTGTTTTGCATAGATTAGAAAGTGATGAGCGCAAAGGTAATAATATACATTTTGTATTTGCCGATGTGATGAACCTTCCCTTTAAAGCCAAGTCACTGGATGTGGTGGTCACACCTTGGCTTGTGGACATTATACCCGATGACTACCGCGATTTCAGTGCTCGTATGAATAGAGTGTTAAAGCCCGGCGGAGTGTGGATTCAGTTTGGCCCGTTGGGTTTTGCTCATAAGGATTTTTCGAAAAACTACAGTGTGGATGAAGTTCTTAAGATTGTAGGGGATCAAGGCTTCAATCTGACCACGTCTATCCAGGAAAGAATACCGTACCTACAGTCACCCCACAGCGGTTTTTGGCGAGTAGAAAACGTATTGATCTTTGCCGCCGAAAAAAAATCAGATGTGAAGCAGCCAAAGCGGTTTGAATCTCTCCCAGAATGGTTGCTGGATTTCAATAAACCCATATTACTCACAATTGAACTGCAAGAGCTGCGTTTTACAAACCAGGTTCACGCAGAAATTCTTGGAGCTGTCGACGGAAAGCGCACGTTTAACGAAATGGTGCAGCTCATGGCAAAGCACTACCAGATGTCCAGCGACCAAGCGACAGATGCGCTATTCACGCTATTAGCCCGCATCCATGAATCGAAGCTTTAGAGAGCCGACAAGCCAACGAAAATACCAATGACAATCAGAGATGGTCGTGCCTGGATCAGTCACCAAAACCTGGATAAAACCAGACAAGCCTCAAGGCAAGAAGGGCCCCCATGAGTGAGCCGCGTCCTCCCGATGTGCATGGCGTATCCGAGTTGCGGCACGTTAGTGACGCAATCCGAAGACGACATGCGGCCACTCGGGTCGGCGCGGCTCACTCATGGGGGCCCTTCTTGCCTTGAGGCTTGTCTGGTTTTACTTACGCCATCGGATTAGGGGCCGAATTCGATATTCCACCACTCTTGGAGTTTGGCACAAAGGCCGGTGGACTTGCTCGCACAGTGACTTCCGCCGCCGTGACCTTGCCCTGAAGCATTATTGATAAGCGTGTTGTTGCTCGCCGAACCGCCCGCAAAGGGGTTGGGGTTGAGAAGGCTGCCAAAGTGAATATCGTATCCCACGGTATGGCACGAGGTGCAAACTTGCACGCCGCTATAGACTTGTGAGTTGTAGAAAGTTTGACCGGCGCTTGATCCTGCAAAGGCCACATATTGTCGTGGTGTCCCTGAGAGTAAAATAAAACCTGTGGGTGAGTCGATGTAGGCATAGAGAAAATGGTATTGGTTATCGATGAGGTTTTTTGGAATGTTAAATGAAAAGTAGTGACCGTTGTAGGTGCCGCCAGTTTCATTGGCTGCTGCGTACCCTGCTAGAGTGCCTGAGCTGACAGTGCCATCTATATAGATGGCCACTTTTAATGTGGAGTTGGGGCTGTCTGGATCGTAGGCCCAGCCGCGAACATAACCGCTTTCATTGGCGATGGTCACGCTGCCCTTTGAGTTCGGGCCACCGGCTGGTGGCAGCATGGATGCAGATTCAGAGTCTGATCCGCTGGTTTCTTCAACACTTTTACAGTTATTAAAGCTGGTCATTAAGACAAGGCTTAATAAAAAAACGATGGTCCAAGTAATGCTATTTTTTCGTCGCATGCTCTCTCATCCCCCAAAAAAGCAGCTATCAGATAAATAGACATCGGCAGAACGCGTAAAAACTTAAGCCTTTGGTCGGGTTTTTTGATAAATAATCGTCAGATCGAAACAAATTGAACTAGAGCCCCAGATTTTTGGTGAATCAAGGGCAGGTGAGTACAAAGGCCACTTGGGCTACATTGCTTAAAGTAGACATTCCAAAGCGGCTGACTCGAACTTGATAAAGTCCCAGGTCTGAGTTGGCGATGTAGTCGATGGGTAATTCAAGGCCCGTGGCTCCGTCGATTTCTTCTCCGTTTTTTAACCACTGTAGGTCTACATCAGAGTCACCTGAGACTTCCACACTGAGTTCAATAGAATCACCCAGTTCTACGGCTTGTGAAGAGGGTTGTCTTGTGATCACAGGGCGTTGGGATGCGAAATCTCTCGAGTACTCGGCCAATGTTAAAAGATCCAGGTGTCGGCTTTCTTGCACGTAGCCTGAGAGACTTGATTCAGTGACGCTGCCGTTTTTCATGACCCTCTCCAAGTCCGCAGGAGTCAAGTGGCCGCCTTGGCTTCGTAAGTAAGCCAGTGCAAGACCTGCAGCTCCAGCGGCGACGGGTGAGGCCATGGAGGTACCTTGATAGTATCCATATTGGTTGCCAGGTAAAGTGGAGAGAAGTTTGCTGCAGAAACCGATACTTAATAAATCCGAAGCTGATATGCCGCTACTACAAGCAGAATTACTGCTTGATGCCATGGAGTTGTTGTATGAGCCGGGAGCTGCAATTTCAACGTAGGTCGAACTGTAGTTTGAAAAGCTACTACGGTTTCTCGTTCCCGCATCTGTGGAGGCCACGGCCATAAAGCCGTCTACATCTTTTGCATATCCTGCAGGCGAGTAAAAGCTGGAGTTGAGGTTCTTGTTGTCATTACCGGCAGCGGCAACCAGGAATGTCCCTTGCTCTGCCGCATATATCACGGCATCTTGAAGAGCCGTACTTCGAGCGGCGGC
Proteins encoded:
- a CDS encoding class I SAM-dependent methyltransferase, with product MNSVESIVELLECLITNQPLKWGQDGLQSEAGPKYHSISGVPWLFRDSTSQWIQWKSRCEQLISTLKDEKQRYEKAQINKHVSLLNQRRGAVSRGLQVNIETLNHLLQDFLKSNSFSVPQNFALTDRVASTQEAHSYFDNIFRDWVWGKEENTKSLDLIKKVWPESIKEPNVAVLGAGAGRLGVDIHRHLKPKNTILVDINPVLLLTAEHLLTKGPLDLCEFPKTPVSIEQSAVLHRLESDERKGNNIHFVFADVMNLPFKAKSLDVVVTPWLVDIIPDDYRDFSARMNRVLKPGGVWIQFGPLGFAHKDFSKNYSVDEVLKIVGDQGFNLTTSIQERIPYLQSPHSGFWRVENVLIFAAEKKSDVKQPKRFESLPEWLLDFNKPILLTIELQELRFTNQVHAEILGAVDGKRTFNEMVQLMAKHYQMSSDQATDALFTLLARIHESKL